The following coding sequences are from one Candidatus Oleimmundimicrobium sp. window:
- a CDS encoding ATP synthase delta/epsilon chain alpha-helix domain-containing protein yields the protein VIILANFAEFASEIDIKRAKEAKEKAIKEIAEAQKEGEDYYKAQIDLEKAENRIRISKRV from the coding sequence AGTTATTATCCTTGCCAATTTCGCGGAGTTTGCTTCTGAAATTGATATCAAAAGGGCAAAAGAAGCAAAAGAGAAGGCTATTAAGGAAATTGCCGAAGCCCAAAAAGAAGGCGAGGATTACTACAAAGCTCAAATTGATTTAGAAAAAGCTGAAAATAGGATACGGATTAGCAAAAGAGTTTAG